Part of the Roseobacter litoralis Och 149 genome, GCGGGATCCGTCATTGTCGTGATCAGTGTGGCATTGTCTTCTTCGACCGGCAGAAAGTCGATCATGGCGCCGGTGACCTCTGCCGATGTCCCCGATGGGTCAAGTTCGATCAGCGTTGTCAGACAATCCTGCTCCAGCAGTTTGTCGCGCATGGCTGCATCGCCGGGCCGCACGCCTGCCCCGATGATTGCCCAGTCCAACGCCTCGCCTTGCTGCATCAGACGGTGCAAATACCATGCCTGATGCGCCCGGTGGAAATTGCCCAGACCGATGTGAACAATGCCAGCCGTCAGTTTTGACCGATCATAACGCGGTCGTTCCACGCCTGTTGGCAGTGTTGCCAACGTCTTGTTGCCCAAGCTCATCGGGAGGGATCCTTGCACCAAATCATCCATCAGCTCATCCAGTTTCCGCCATCTGTTCTATACGTCCGCGCCACAGTGTGACCTACGTATTGCGCAACCGGAAAAAACGCCATCGCTGTCATATCTTCCGGCTGCACAACATGTCAAAAAGGGGAGCGGCCCTTGCTGCACGCCGCCTTATTCGATGCGCAGTCCGGTATCGCCAAACTTATGAATAACATCCGAGCGCGGCGTCATGTAAACCCGGTCCCCGTGGCGGAAACCAACTTCTCCACCCGCGCGCACCGTGATGGTATCAGCCAATCCGCTGTCCTGAATGTGGAAGAATGTATCAGAGCCCAGATGCTCTGACACCCCGACGGTACCCGACCACTGCCCGCTTTCAGCCGAAATCTCGATATGCTCAGGGCGCACGCCGATTGTATGCGCATTGTGTTTGGCCGCCTCGTCGCCCTCGATCAGGTTCATCTTGGGTGAGCCGATGAAGCCCGCGACAAAGACGTTCCGCGGTGTCTTATACAGCTCCAGCGGTGTGCCGACCTGTTCGACGTGGCCCGCGCGCAGAACGACAATCTTGTCGGCCATCGTCATCGCTTCCACCTGATCATGGGTCACATAAATCATGGTGGTTTTGAGCTTTTCATGCAGTTCCGAGATTTCCATCCGCATGCCCACACGCAGCGCAGCATCAAGGTTGGAAAGCGGTTCATCAAAGAGAAACGCCGATGGCTCACGCACAATGGCACGGCCAATGGCCACCCGTTGTCTCTGACCACCTGACAATTGGCCCGGGCGGCGGTCCAGATAATCGGTGAGGTTCAGTGCTGCGGCGGCCTGCTTGATCCGGCTATCCTGTTCCGCCTGATCAATCCCAGCCATCCGCATCGGAAATGCGATATTCTTGCGCACCGTCATATGCGGATAAAGCGCGTAGGATTGGAACACCATCGCCAGACCGCGCTTGGCGGGCGGCACGTTGGTTGCTTCTTTGCCGTCAATCCGCATGACGCCGGATGACACATCCTCCAGCCCGGCAATCAGGCGCAAAAGTGTGGACTTACCACAACCCGAAGGCCCTACGAAAACTGTGAACTCGCCATCTTCGATCGTGAGGTCGAGGGGTGGAATGACTTCTGTTGCACCGAAACTCTTGGTGACTTTCTCGAGAGTAATCTGTCCCATGACAATGCTCCTTACTTAACCGCGCCAAACGTGAGGCCGCGTACGAGTTGTTTCTGGCTGAACCAGCCGAGGATGAGAATTGGCGCAATGGCCATGGTGGAAGCTGCCGACAGCTTTGCGTAAAACAATCCTTCCGGACTGGAATAGCTGGCAATAAAGGCCGTCAACGGGGCTGCTTTTGCTGCTGTCAGGTTCAGAGTCCAGAAGGCTTCGTTCCAGGCAAGAATGAAATTCAGCAGCATTGTAGACGCAATCCCCGGCACCGCCATTGGTGTCAGTACATAGAGGATTTCCGATTTCAACCCGGCACCATCCATACGCGCCGCTTCCAGAATTTCGCCCGGAATTTCGCGGAAATACGTATAGAGCATCCAGATGATGATCGGCAGGTTGATCAGCATCAGGATAATCGTCAGACCGATAATGCTGTCAAGCAGACCAAATTGGATGAAGATCAGATAGATCGGATAGAGAACCCCAACCGCCGGCAACATCTTGGTGGAGAGCATCCACAGCAGGATATCTTTGGTCCGCTTGCTGGGCACAAAGGCCATGGACCAGGCAGCAGGTACAGCCACGAGCAATCCAAGAAGGGTTGAACCCCCTGCGATAATGATGGAGTTCCACAAGAAACGGCCATAGTTGGAGCGTTCCTGAACCACGGTGTAGTTCTCAAGCGTCCAGTCGAAAAAGAGGAACACAGGTGGGTCCGCGATTGCCGTGGCTTCGGTCTTGAAGCTGGTCAGAATGGTCCACAGGATCGGAAAGAAGATCAACAGACCAATCGTCCAGGCGATCGCGGTATTGAGCGCTTTGCGGTTGTTTGTAACAGCACGAGCCATATCCGGTCCTCCTTAGTTGTCGAGGTTTTTGCCGACGATGCGCATCAGGAAGATGGCAACGATATTGGCAAGTATGATTGCATAGACACCACCCGCAGACCCAAGGCCGACGTTCTGACTTTCAAGCACGCGCTGGAAAATGAGATAGGACAGTGTTCTGGTGCCGAAGGACCCACCCGTGGTCACAAAGATTTCCGCAAAGATCGACAAAAGAAAGATCGTCTGGATCAGCACGACAATTGTGATTGCGCGGGCAAGATGCGGCAGGATGATATGGATGAACCGGCTATAGAACGGCGCGCCATCCATTTCGGCAGCTTCCAGTTGCTCGCTGTCAAGCGACTGCACGGCGGTGAGCAGGATCAGCGTTGCAAAGGGCAACCACTGCCAGCTGACAATAAGCACAATCGATTCCAGCGGCGCCTGACTGAGCCATTGTATGGGTTCGGCGCCAAAGAACTTCCAAACATGCGCAAAAAGACCGTTCACAGGATCCATGAACATGTTTTTCCAAACAAGCGCGGAAACGGTCGGCATCACGAAGAAGGGCGCGATCACGAGAATGCGCACAATCCCCTGACCCCACATCGGCTGATCAAGCAACAGGGCCAGAACGACACCGAGCACAATCGTGATAACAAGCACACCACCAACAATGGTCAGTGTTGCCATAACCGAAGGCCAAAAGGCGCTGGAACTCACAAATCGGACATAATTGTCGAAACCAACCCATCCCAGATCACCGCCGCGCAGCGGCAGATACTTCTTGAATGAGAACATCAGCGTCATGGTCAGCGGCACCAGCATCCAGCCCAAAAGCAGGATTACAGCCGGGGCCATCATTATTCTGGCTGCTGATCGGGATTGCTGCGTAGCCATTGGATGTACCTCTCCCGTTAACGGACAAGCCGTTTCAATGCGTGTGAATTATAGAGATTTCAGTGTATCCGGGGGGCATAGCTGCGGCCAGCCCCCCGGCAGAAAGACGCGGTTAGTACCCGGCGGCTTCCATTACATCAGTGGCAATCGCTTGCGCTTTTGCCAGTGCTTCGTCAGCGGTTTGCTGACCGGCAAGAGCTGCTGAGAACTCCTGACCGATTTCTGAACCCATACCGGCCCACTCAGGGATCGCGGCGAACTGTACGCCGATGTATGGGACCGGATCGATTGTTGGGCTGTTCGGATCTGCCGACAGGATGCTCTCCAGTGTCATCTTGGCAAAGGGAACGTCCTGATAGTTCGGGTTCTCATACAACGATGTCCGTGCGCCCGGTGGAACGTTGGCCCAGCCTTCATTTTCCGCAACAAGCTCAATATAGCTGGTCGAAGTCGCCCATTCGATGAACTCTTTCGCAGCGTCAGCCTTTTCGGTGCCCGCAGGAATTGCCAGCGCCCAGGCCCAAAGCCAGTTGGATCGTTTGCCCAAACCATTGTCCGGTGCCAGCGCAAAGCCGACCTTGTCCGCAACAGTTGAATCGTCCGGGTTGGTCACGAAAGACGCAGCAACTGTCGCGTCAATCCACATGCCGCACTTGCCTTGTTGGAACAGCGACAGGTTTTCATTGAAACCATTTGTCGAAGCACCGGGAGGGCCCGCGTCATTCATCAGATTGATGTAGAAGTTGAGCGTGTTGGACCATGCATCGGAATCGTACTGAGGGACCCAGTTTTCATCCACGATCCGCGCGCCAAAGGAGTTGGACATCGCCGTCAGGAAGGCTGCGTTTTCGCCCCAACCCGCTTTTCCGCGCAGACAAATACCGTATATCTCGTTGTCCTTGTCCGTCATGGCGCGTGCGGCTTCCCCGATGAAGTCCCAAGTGGGCGCGTCGGGCATTTCCATGCCTGCGGCTTCCATCAGGTCGGTGCGGTACATGACCATTGACGATTCACCATAAAATGGTGCCGCATAGAGCGTGCCATCGAGCGACAGGCCACCGCGCATTGCGGGCAGAATATCGTCAATGTCGTATTCGGCGGACAGATCATCAAGAGAGATCAGCCAGTCGTTCTTGGCCCAGATGGGCGTTTCGTACATGCCGATGGTCATGATGTCGAACTGACCACCCTTGGTGGTGATGTCCGTTGTCACGCGTTGACGCAGAACGTTTTCCTCCAAGGTCACCCATTCTACCTGATGGCCTGTTTTCTCGGTGAAATCGTCTGTCAGACCCTGCATGCGGATCATGTCGCCATTGTTGACAGTTGCGATGGTGAGTGTGGTTGCATGGCCGTCAGCGAATGCGCTGCTTGCCGTGATGAGCGACATAGCAGTCGCCGCACAAAGTGCGTGTCTCAAAGACATCCGTGTCCTCCCTATGGTTGGATGTTGTCCAATCAAGCTAGTCGCATTGTATACGTCCGGTCAACAAAAAAGTTTACGCGCGTAAACTTTTAACTCACGCTGAGTCGCGAATTATCAGTCGCGCGGGAAAAAGCGTTTCCGGTCTCGCCCCCGAATTTCCGCCATTTTCAATGCATTGGAACAAAGTCTCGACCGCGTGCTCGGACACAGAAGCATAGTCATGTGCAGCGGTGGTCAGTGACGGGCAGGCAAAACGTGATAGCGGATGATCGTCATGTGACGCCACACGCAGATCACAAGACGCATCTCGTCCGACTCGCACGCCCCGGTCATAGCAAGCGGACAGAAAGCCAATAGCAAGGCGGTCGTTGCTGCACAAAACCGTATCCGTCTTTAGTATCTTTTCATCAAGCAGTTTGAAGCCGCCATTGCGACCGATCTCTTCAAACGCCCAACCCTCTCCGTCAATTTTGATAACCTGTGTTTCCAGACCCAGACGCTCCATCATCTGCAAATAGGCGCGCCGACGTTTGTTGGCGTTCGGGTTTGCAGGCGTCCGCATCTCCAGAAAACATGGCGGCTCTCCGGTTCTGCTAAGGTATTCAACAGTTTGCGACACGAAACTGTAATTGTCAGAACCCACGAAAGCATCGCCTATACCATCAAGATTACTATCGAACAGGACCGTCGGGACATCACGGCAGAACTTCTCAATCATCGACGTGTCGGACAGCCGACCCAGTGGCGCCAGCAAAACGCCCGCCGGTTTCAACGACCGCAATCCATCCAGAATATCGTTTTCCTGCGATGCCTCACCATGAGAATTAAACAGGTTCGGCGCATAGCCCGCCTCAATGCAGCGCCGCTCAATCACGCGCGATATTTCCGAAAAGAAAGGATCGGCCAGATAAGGCACCACGATTCCGATGTTCTTTGTCAGGCGCCGATTCTGGTTGATCGCATAGATGTTCGGGCGATAATCGTGATGCTCCAGCGCTTCTTCGATGCGCTTGCGCGTCGTGGCGCGCACGCTTTGCGGGTTGTGGAAGTACTTTGACACCGTCGGCCGTGAAATCCCACTGACCGCCGCGAACTCTTCCATATTTCTGATCTTGGTATTGCTCATCTCTCGTGCGCTACAACTCTCTGTCTGTCAGAGTCGCATTGTACAAATTTTTTTAACGCGCGCAAATTTAAGTAGGCAGATTACAGACCGGCGAACAACCCGACCAGTTTCGACAGCTTTTTGACAAGGCGCGTAAGGTCGTCAAGGCGGTCCGTCGCATCTTTGATACGATCGGTTTCTTTCTTGATATCGCGAGATGCCGCCGCGATATCCTCAAGAAGAGTTGAATTCGCTATCTCCAGATCAATCTGGCGCAAACCACTTAAAGCGTGAACCTGCATGCTTTTGAGCAAGTCGTCGATGTTGTCGGAGAACTCTTGTTCCGCTGCTGAACCCGGTGTCTGGCGGTTTCGGGATTCGATATTGTAACCAAGGTTCACCGCAATGGCATTACGGGTTTGTTGCCAGGAACCCCAGTTGCTTAAACGCGCTTTGGACATCTAACATTCCTTTGTCATCAAAATGGGTCGGCGGACTCCGAAAGGAGCTTGACCAGCTTGGACAACTCCACAATCGAGCCTTGCAAATCCTCTTTGCTGGCGCTGTCTCGGGATGCCTTGGCCAGTTTGGCATGTGTCTGGCCGATATTGGCATATGCATCTCTGGCCGCCGCGCTGCGTTTCAGCGCCGCCACCTCATCAAAAAGCCTGTCCTGCAAACGCTGCACATCGCGCGTTGATGCATTGTTGGCATAGGCCGCCGCGAGCGCACGTTCCGCACGTTCCACACGCTGCAGGGATGTGGTGACTTCGCTCAGGGTCAGCGCTTCCGAGGCAGCACTGAGCAACCCGGTGGCCTGCTGAATTTGCGGATCGACCGCCACGATAATCTCGCGCAGCTTGGCGGTGCGCGCACCTGCAAATGTGGCGGTGCCAATGCCCCCGAATGCCGCCCCCACCGCTTCGAACTGATCTTTTGTCCCTGCCCCGCCCAGCGCCGAGCTTAGGCCCTCGACGGACACTGCAAGGTTGGTCAACGACGTGTTGAACGCGGCGCCGTCTTGTGCTGCATCGGCCGCAAGGGCCGCAAGGTTCGCGCCATATTCCCCCATGGCCTTGTTGAGCGCCGCGATGGAGGCAAAGCTTTCAGGGTTTTCTATTGGCGCACCGTCGCGCCGCACCACCTTGCAATCCTCAATCGAAGACCCCGGCACGGCAAGCAAGGCACATTCCGGTGCATAGGCCAGAAAAACCCCATCTTGTGCGAGGTCGCCGCGAATGTCGGAAATCTGGTTTTCTGTCAACGTACCGAGCCGTTTGGTCTGCGCCTGCGCGGCCGCTTCCGTCGCCTCGCCAAAAGACGCGACAGAGCCGCGGTACACTGGCGATGAACATCCAGCAACAACCGCCAACGCCATCACCGGCCAGATCGATCGAAGTGTCATGATGTGTCCAGTTCTGCAAACTTCATCAAAATGCGCCTTGTCTTTGCGGCTCAAGAAAACCGCAACAAATGCACGAGAAATCAGCGCGGTGGCCCCCTGGCGCCTGCCGTCCACAGGCGCCGGGGCTGGCGCTGAAAAGGTCTTTTTAGTCCAAATTCACTTCTACAATAGCGAGAAGACTAACAATACAATTTTGATCTGTCGACACGCTATGCTTGAATTTCAGCATTTTTGCCCTGAAGGACCTGACATTTTCCGACAATTACGGCCGGCATCGCCGAGAAAAATAGCCTTTGGGCGTTTCAGCCACAGGTTTTAATCCATTGCGGTGAATGTCTAAGACGCGGCCAGGTTTGCAGCGCGTCCAAGCGGCCCGGCTATATTTCGGACGGTAACCTCAGCGTTGTCTGCGGCGCAACAACCAGACAAAAAAGGTGCCGCCTGCAAGACCGGTGACGATACCGATCGGCATGTCCTCAGGGGCCATGACCGTGCGTGCGACAATATCCGCCCAAAGCAGAAATACAGCCCCCAGCAAGGCCGACGCTGGCAAAACGCGCGCGTAATCCCCGCCAACGATCAACCGCACGATGTGGGGCACCATCAGTCCGACAAAACCGATGATGCCGGAAAACGCGACCATCACCCCCGTGATCAACGCGCCGATGAAAAAGATCGACAAGCGAAAGCGTGCCACGTTCAGGCCCAGCGTTGCCGCGGTTTCATCCCCGACTGTCATTGCATTGAGGTTACCCGCATTGATCCGCAGATAGACGCCACAGAAAACCAGAATGATCAGCGGAAAGATAAGCTGGTTCCATTGCGCCAACCCCAAGCCCCCAAGCATCCAGAACACAACCGTATGGGTCGCGCGCGGGTCACCAAGGAAAATCAGCACATTTGCCATCGACATCACGATGAATGATACGGCAACCCCGGCAAGCACAAGCCTGTCCGCACTGGTTGCCGCGGCGAATTGCGAGACTGCCAGTACCAGCAGCGTCGCGCCCAAGGCCCCCGCAAAGGCCAACAGAGGCACCGTCAGCAGCCCAAGGAACAATCCGGTGTGGAGCAGCGCAAGAATGGCGCCAAAAGCCCCGCCCGCAGAAATCCCCAACAGATGCGGATCTGCAAGCGGGTTGCGCGTGACGGCCTGCAGACTTGCGCCCACCATCGCCAGCCCCGCGCCGACGAAACAGGCCAGCAAAGCGCGTGGAAACCGGATGTCCCAAACAATCGCTTCGCGTCCTGTTGACCAATCGCCGACAAAAGACGTGTCAATTGTATTATTCAACACCACCCCCCAGACTGTCGAAAAGGGGATCGAAACAGCGCCAATGCTGACCGCCATCGTCAGCGATAGCAGCAAAAGGATCCAACCGCACATCATTGCGACAGGATAGACCGCAGACTGCCCGGATCGTGCTGCTGCGGTCTTTGCCATAGGGTTCACTCCGCCCGTAAAGCCGCAGCAAGCGTTTTGACGGCGGCGATGTTGCGTGGACCCGGTGTCGCCTCGACATATTCCAGCGTTACGAAACGGTCGTTCCTGACCGCATCAAGCTGTGCAAAAGCAGGATTGGACATCATGAACGCGCGTTTTTGCGCCGCCGTGACATCGCCGTAGTTGACGATAACGATCACTTCGGGGTTACGCTCGACAACGGTTTCCCATCCAACCGTCGCCCAGCTTTTCTCCAGACCGTTCATGATATTGACCCCACCTGCAGCCTCGATCAGCGCATTCGGCATCGCATAGCGCCCGGCGGTAAAGGGCACGTCTTCGCCGCTGTCATAGACAAATACGCGCGGCGGGGTGCTGAGGGGCGACAATGACGCGGTGAAGCTGTCCAGTTCCGCGCGGTAGCCTGCCACCAGTGCCTCCGCCTTTTCGGATACGTCAAAGATCGCGCCAAGGTTCAGCAGGTCGGCATACATATCTTCCATGCTGACGGCGGCTTTCTCACCGATGTGAATGCAGCTTTCGGTAAGCTCGTAGACCTTGATGCCAAAGGGCTCCAACGTCTCGGGCGTCACTTCACCGCCCACTTTCATGCCGTAGTTCCAACCTGCAAAGAAGAAATCAGCATCCGCCCCGATCAGCACTTCCTTGCTGGGGTATTTGGCGGATAATTCGGGCAGGGCTTCGACACCCGCCGTCATCTCCGCGTCCAGCGTTTTCCAGCCGGAGATACCGGTATAGCCCACCATCCGGTCCGCCAGCCCAAGGACCAGCATCATCTCAGTCAGGTTGACGTCGTTGGAAATCGCAGCCTTCGGCGGCGCGTCGAAGGTGACGGTTCGGTTGCAGCTTTGCACCGTTGTCTGCGCCAGCGGGCCGGTGCCCATCAGGATCATAAACAGGGAAGAAAGTATACGTGTCGGCTTCATCGTGTGCTTGCCTTAATGCGGAAGGTGGAAGGATAAGTGTTTGGTCTTGCTCGGACTAAGCTGTTCTGCGCGCGCCTCAACCGCAAATACGTTCGAAACACTATGCGCAGTGAGCACCGCATCAGGCGGCCCCACGCCACGCGTATGTCCGTTTTCGAGCAGCAGAATGGTATCGCAGACATCCGCCGCGACATTCAAATCGTGCAGAGAGACGATAATCGTCACATCCAGCGCGCGAATGAGGGCGAGCACCTCAAGCTGATGGCGGATGTCCAGATGGTTGGTCGGCTCATCCAGCACCAGCACCTGAGGCTCTTGCGCTAGGGCGCGGGCCACCATGACCCGCTGGCGTTCACCGCCCGACAGGTTGGCGAGGTCCCGATCTGCCAAATCGCTCAGGTTCAGCGTATCAAGCGCAACCTCGACGATCTGCGCATCTTTCGCGCCTGCGGTGGCAAAACCAAGGCGGTGCGGTGCGCGACCCAGCGTCACGATTTCGCGCACTGTCAGTCCAAAGGACGACGGCTGTTCCTGCAAAACCGCCGCAACCTTTCGCGCAGCGGCGCGCGGTGGGATCGACCAGATGTCGTCTCCACCGATCCTGATTTGGCCACTCAGCGGCGCCTGATACCGGTAGAGCAGACGCAACAGCGTGGATTTACCCGCCCCATTTGGGCCGACAACACCCATCACGCTGCCGGGTGCGGCGCGAAAGCTGGTCGGTTGCAGCAAGAGCGGCTCTTTGCGGCGCGGCGCCCAGCTGATGTTCTCCGCGACGAGGTCCGTGGCGTTCATGAGACACGCACATCGCTGTCTTCCAGCGCAATGATGGCCGCAGGCACGCGCGCAAGCGTGGTTTTGCGTAATTTGCCGGGACGATCAACCGACGAACACCACCCGTCCTCCAGCAGTGCGTAATCACGTGCAAAACTGACCAGATCGCCAATATCCGTATCCGGCTCTATATCGCCAAAAAGATAGGTCGCCTTGCGCGTTCCGTGATAGGCAACCGTGCAGGGGCGATCACAGCCTGCCATACAGGCAACGCCGGAAATCTCGAACTCTTCGGTGACGCTGTCACCCGCAGCAGCAATCGCCGCGCGCAGTCTGGCAATCAGCTCATAGCCCGGTTTACAGTCGGTGCCTTTATGTCGGCAGGATGTGCAGATTGTTATTCTATGTGTCGGTGTTCCCATGTCGCCCTCCGCGATTGCGCAGGGTGCACTTTGGGACATGTACTTTTCAACGGGTTGGCCCGTAAATCCATCATGACCTCCTGTCCGGACACCCCGCCCGGGTTGAAGTTACATCAATGATGGCAGGTCTCCTGACTCGCGGGTCGCAGCTTGCCCGATCCTTCCCGGATGCGGATGCATCCAGTGGTGATCATCGGGGTCGCTCGCCGCTTACAGTTGCGGGGGCAGTCACGGATTTGGCGTCTGTTACGAACGCCGCACCGTATTCCCTTTTCAGTCCGGTTTGCTTTTGACTTGCCGAACACCATCTCCCAACCCTTCCCCGAGATTCCGACCCGCGTCAAGCGAAACTCTGTGCGGGTTACCGTGTCGTGCGGGCAACCCGAGACGCGGCATTGCAATGCCAGCAGATTTCTCGCTATGTAGGTTCTGGTATCTTGGGCCCGAAGAGGTCTGCGTCTGTGGTACCACTTTGGAGAACGCATGGAACCTGCAACGCTTCACCCCATGGCGACCGGGCATATTCCCAAATATGTAGCGGCGGCTGACGGCAGTGATTACCTTTTTACTTTCATGGTCATTTTTACGGTTGGTGTCGTAATCCTGATCGGTGTGGCCTATTTCACGCTGCATGCGATCCCGGAAAAGCTGGCGCATAAATCGAACCACCCGCAGTTCCAACTGGTTGGAATCTTGTCCTTGCTTGCCCTGTTTACGCATAACGGGCTGTTCTGGGTGGCCGCGATCCTTGTGGCCGGTTTCCAGTTTCCCGATTTCAGCAGCCCGCTGCGCGCCATTGCCGATGCGATTGATCGAAACGGGTCGCGCGATGCGGCGCCCAACGCGCAAACATCCCAAAACAGCGAAACGCCGGTGACGCCGACCCCGAAAGAAACCTCTGATGCTTGAGACACTGATCTGCGCGCTGTTCACGATCTTGCCCGATTATCTTTACCGCCGGTTCCGACAGGGCAAGAGAATAGGCATCGAAATCAACCTCTTCAGTGTCTGGTATGAACTCAGGTGGGGCATAACCGGATGCGCGATCATGGCACTCACCGTGATTACGACGCTGTTTTATTTTCACCCGGCCACAAATTCCGTTGTGTCCTATTTTCGCACCGTCACGATATTGCCGCAGGCCGGGGGCCGGGTATTGGAAATCTACGTCAAGAACAACGAATTGGTGAACCTCGGCCAGCCGATATTCCGGTTGGAAGATCACTCGCAACGCGCACAGGTCGAAGCCGCAAAGGCAATGATTGCTGAGGCTGATGCGTCCTTGAAAGTGGCGCAAACCGATTTGACCGAAGCGATTGCATCTATCGCCGGGGCCACCGCGGCCCTGAGGCAGGCGGAAGAGGAATTAGAGCGCAACGTGACCCTGCGCGATCAGGGTTCGACCGCCGTGCGCCTTGCTGAAATCGACCGCTTTGAAAACCTTGTCGCGCAACGCTCAGCGCAGCGTGATGCCGCCATCGCGCAACAGGCCGAGACGCAGGAACGGATCGATTCCCTGATACCGGCGCAGAAAGATAACGCGCTGGCACAGTTTGATGCGGCCAACGCCGAACTGGAAAAAACCGTGGTCTATGCGGGTGTGACCGGTCGGGTTGAGCAACTCAGCCTGCAGGTTGGCGACTATATCAGCCCGGTCCTGCGACCGGCAGGCGTGCTGGTGCCCGTGACGTCTGGGCGAAGCCGCTTTCAGGCAGGTTTCAACCAAATGGCCGCGCAGGTCATCAAGCCGGGTATGATTGGTGAAATCGGTTGCATGACCAAGCCCTTCACCGTCATTCCGATGGTGGTCGTGGCGGTTCAGGATGTGATCCCGTCCGGGCAGGTCCGACCCAGCGACCGGCTTCTGGATCCACAAAACAACCAGCAGCCGGGCAGCATCATGGTGTATCTGGAACCTCTCTATGACGGGACCGCCGAGGCGCTGCCGCCGGGCAGTAACTGTATCGCGAATGTCTACACCGACAATCATGAACGGCTCGAGGATGAGAGCTTGAGCACCCCGCATAAAATAGCGCTGCATGTAATCGATACCATTGGTGTCGTCCATGCGGCGGGGCTGCGGCTCAGGCTGTTGCTGATGCCGGTGCAGACCCTTGTGTTCAGCGGCGGCCATTGATCCAACTCAGAGCAAAAACAGACTGCTCTGAGTTGTTTCGTGCTGCCTTTGGCGTTCAGTGCCGCATGCCCTTGCGCCGCCGATGCGCCCGGACCCTTAAAACGACGTCCATATATGAAAGAGCAGTCCCGCGACAAAGGACCCGGTCAGCGCGATCCCGACATAAAGGAAGAAGACACGCCGCTTGACCAATGCCCAGACGGCAATGGCCGCCGGTAACGATGTCACCCCACCCGCCACCAGAAAGGCAAGCCCTGCCCCCGGCGCCATACCCTGCTCAATCAGACCGCCCACGAGGGGGAGCGCTGCATAACCGTTGAGATAGGCCGGTACACCAACCACTGTCGCAACCGCGATGGGCGCAAGTCCGGAGCCGCCGAGCGTCTGCGCAACAAGAT contains:
- a CDS encoding ABC transporter ATP-binding protein; the protein is MGQITLEKVTKSFGATEVIPPLDLTIEDGEFTVFVGPSGCGKSTLLRLIAGLEDVSSGVMRIDGKEATNVPPAKRGLAMVFQSYALYPHMTVRKNIAFPMRMAGIDQAEQDSRIKQAAAALNLTDYLDRRPGQLSGGQRQRVAIGRAIVREPSAFLFDEPLSNLDAALRVGMRMEISELHEKLKTTMIYVTHDQVEAMTMADKIVVLRAGHVEQVGTPLELYKTPRNVFVAGFIGSPKMNLIEGDEAAKHNAHTIGVRPEHIEISAESGQWSGTVGVSEHLGSDTFFHIQDSGLADTITVRAGGEVGFRHGDRVYMTPRSDVIHKFGDTGLRIE
- a CDS encoding carbohydrate ABC transporter permease is translated as MARAVTNNRKALNTAIAWTIGLLIFFPILWTILTSFKTEATAIADPPVFLFFDWTLENYTVVQERSNYGRFLWNSIIIAGGSTLLGLLVAVPAAWSMAFVPSKRTKDILLWMLSTKMLPAVGVLYPIYLIFIQFGLLDSIIGLTIILMLINLPIIIWMLYTYFREIPGEILEAARMDGAGLKSEILYVLTPMAVPGIASTMLLNFILAWNEAFWTLNLTAAKAAPLTAFIASYSSPEGLFYAKLSAASTMAIAPILILGWFSQKQLVRGLTFGAVK
- a CDS encoding carbohydrate ABC transporter permease — translated: MATQQSRSAARIMMAPAVILLLGWMLVPLTMTLMFSFKKYLPLRGGDLGWVGFDNYVRFVSSSAFWPSVMATLTIVGGVLVITIVLGVVLALLLDQPMWGQGIVRILVIAPFFVMPTVSALVWKNMFMDPVNGLFAHVWKFFGAEPIQWLSQAPLESIVLIVSWQWLPFATLILLTAVQSLDSEQLEAAEMDGAPFYSRFIHIILPHLARAITIVVLIQTIFLLSIFAEIFVTTGGSFGTRTLSYLIFQRVLESQNVGLGSAGGVYAIILANIVAIFLMRIVGKNLDN
- a CDS encoding ABC transporter substrate-binding protein, coding for MSLRHALCAATAMSLITASSAFADGHATTLTIATVNNGDMIRMQGLTDDFTEKTGHQVEWVTLEENVLRQRVTTDITTKGGQFDIMTIGMYETPIWAKNDWLISLDDLSAEYDIDDILPAMRGGLSLDGTLYAAPFYGESSMVMYRTDLMEAAGMEMPDAPTWDFIGEAARAMTDKDNEIYGICLRGKAGWGENAAFLTAMSNSFGARIVDENWVPQYDSDAWSNTLNFYINLMNDAGPPGASTNGFNENLSLFQQGKCGMWIDATVAASFVTNPDDSTVADKVGFALAPDNGLGKRSNWLWAWALAIPAGTEKADAAKEFIEWATSTSYIELVAENEGWANVPPGARTSLYENPNYQDVPFAKMTLESILSADPNSPTIDPVPYIGVQFAAIPEWAGMGSEIGQEFSAALAGQQTADEALAKAQAIATDVMEAAGY
- a CDS encoding LacI family DNA-binding transcriptional regulator, which encodes MSNTKIRNMEEFAAVSGISRPTVSKYFHNPQSVRATTRKRIEEALEHHDYRPNIYAINQNRRLTKNIGIVVPYLADPFFSEISRVIERRCIEAGYAPNLFNSHGEASQENDILDGLRSLKPAGVLLAPLGRLSDTSMIEKFCRDVPTVLFDSNLDGIGDAFVGSDNYSFVSQTVEYLSRTGEPPCFLEMRTPANPNANKRRRAYLQMMERLGLETQVIKIDGEGWAFEEIGRNGGFKLLDEKILKTDTVLCSNDRLAIGFLSACYDRGVRVGRDASCDLRVASHDDHPLSRFACPSLTTAAHDYASVSEHAVETLFQCIENGGNSGARPETLFPARLIIRDSA
- a CDS encoding FecCD family ABC transporter permease, which produces MAKTAAARSGQSAVYPVAMMCGWILLLLSLTMAVSIGAVSIPFSTVWGVVLNNTIDTSFVGDWSTGREAIVWDIRFPRALLACFVGAGLAMVGASLQAVTRNPLADPHLLGISAGGAFGAILALLHTGLFLGLLTVPLLAFAGALGATLLVLAVSQFAAATSADRLVLAGVAVSFIVMSMANVLIFLGDPRATHTVVFWMLGGLGLAQWNQLIFPLIILVFCGVYLRINAGNLNAMTVGDETAATLGLNVARFRLSIFFIGALITGVMVAFSGIIGFVGLMVPHIVRLIVGGDYARVLPASALLGAVFLLWADIVARTVMAPEDMPIGIVTGLAGGTFFVWLLRRRQR
- a CDS encoding ABC transporter substrate-binding protein, yielding MKPTRILSSLFMILMGTGPLAQTTVQSCNRTVTFDAPPKAAISNDVNLTEMMLVLGLADRMVGYTGISGWKTLDAEMTAGVEALPELSAKYPSKEVLIGADADFFFAGWNYGMKVGGEVTPETLEPFGIKVYELTESCIHIGEKAAVSMEDMYADLLNLGAIFDVSEKAEALVAGYRAELDSFTASLSPLSTPPRVFVYDSGEDVPFTAGRYAMPNALIEAAGGVNIMNGLEKSWATVGWETVVERNPEVIVIVNYGDVTAAQKRAFMMSNPAFAQLDAVRNDRFVTLEYVEATPGPRNIAAVKTLAAALRAE